A part of Triplophysa dalaica isolate WHDGS20190420 chromosome 17, ASM1584641v1, whole genome shotgun sequence genomic DNA contains:
- the bccip gene encoding protein BCCIP homolog, which translates to MASSAKKRAIETRPNAQDSDESSDEGLEDSGDEDCENSDEEINEEIIVDFEAHTISDNDFHGIKTLLQQLFLKSHVNTSDLTDVIIQQNHIGSVIRQAEVPEDSDDEADPDEVFGFISMVNLTERQGVECFEKLKDMLLEQCATSGSPDVQERFEKLLQESGQSVGLLLSERFINVPPQIALPMHKQLQQELAEAQRTNKPSGKCQFYLMISKTCKPAKKVISGHGQTKDELVFVNDEEEFFYEQATLKFSYCVQDQADSCATGRWSYDDVPMKPFRTVMVIPTDRMGTIMDKMTQYLSV; encoded by the exons ATGGCTTCATCAGCAAAGAAACGCGCTATCGAAACCAGGCCAAATGCCCAAGACAGCGATGAAAGCTCGGACGAAGGTCTGGAAGACTCTGGCGACGAGGACTGTGAAAATTCAGATGAAGAAATAAATGAG gaAATCATCGTTGACTTCGAGGCGCATACAATATCTGACAACGACTTTCATGGCATTAAAACTCTTCTGCAACAG CTGTTCTTAAAGTCTCACGTGAACACCTCTGATCTCACTGACGTCATCATCCAGCAGAATCACATTGGCAGCGTCATCAGG CAAGCCGAGGTGCCGGAGGACAGCGATGATGAGGCAGACCCTGATGAGGTCTTTGGGTTCATCAGCATGGTAAACCTCacagagagacag GGTGTGGAGTGTTTTGAGAAACTCAAAGACATGCTTCTCGAGCAGTGTGCCACATCGGGCTCCCCTGACGTTCAGGAGAGATTTGAGAAGCTTCTGCAGGAAAGCGGTCAATCGGTTGGACTACTGCTGAGTGAACGTTTCATTAACGTTCCTCCACAGATCGCCCTGCCGATGCACAAACAGCTACA aCAGGAATTAGCTGAAGCACAACGGACCAACAAACCCAGCGGTAAATGTCAGTTCTATCTGATGATCAGTAAAACCTGTAAACCAGCAAAGAAGGTCATATCAGGCCACGGACAGACGAAAGATGAGCTGGTGTTTGTCAACGATGAGGAGGAGTTCTTTTATGAG CAAGCCACGCTGAAGTTCAGCTACTGCGTTCAAGATCAGGCGGATTCTTGTGCCACGGGGAGATGGTCGTATGATGACGTTCCGATGAAACCCTTCCGCACCGTAATGGTGATTCCCACAGACAGGATGGGAACCATCATGgataaaatgacacaatatcTGTCCGTGTGA
- the wbp2 gene encoding WW domain-binding protein 2 — MALNKNHSESGGVIINNSESVLMSYENVELVFSDAEGLPEPFRKSKKGSVYLTPYRVIFLAKGKEPLQSFTMPFYLMKGCEVKQPVLGANYIKGSVSAETGGGWEGSASFKLIFVAGGAIEFGQYMLQVAAQASRGQPVISNFGCPYMANGAYAYPPPPPSNGMYSAGAPPPGYPYPGPPPTGVFYPPGFDGPAAYMPPPPYSAPVNQAPVDPDLPRTPAAEAKAAEAAASSNVTFAPARVYMPEDKPPPYSPSEEKKNQ; from the exons ATGGCCCTCAACAAGAATCACTCAGAATCTGGAGGCGTTATTATCAATAATAGTGAAAG TGTTCTAATGTCATATGAGAATGTTGAGCTGGTGTTCAGTGATGCTGAAGGTTTGCCAGAACCTTTTAGAAAAAGCAAGAAGGGGAGCGTCTATCTAACACCTTACAGG GTGATCTTCTTGGCTAAAGGAAAAGAGCCTCTTCAATCTTTCACGATGCCATTTTACCTCATGAAGGGTTGTGAGGTTAAACAGCCGGTGCTCGGTGCAAATTACATCAAGGGCTCAGTCAGTGCTGAGACGGGAG GTGGTTGGGAAGGTTCTGCGAGCTTTAAGCTGATTTTCGTAGCCGGAGGAGCAATTGAGTTCGGACAGTACATGCTACAGGTGGCAGCGCAGG CATCGAGAGGTCAGCCCGTGATCAGTAACTTCGGCTGTCCTTACATGGCAAACGGGGCGTACGCTTACCCTCCCCCTCCTCCGTCAAATGGCATGTATTCTGCGGGAGCTCCGCCCCCTGGATACCCCTACCCCGGACCTCCACCAACAG GTGTATTTTATCCTCCCGGGTTTGATGGACCAGCAGCCTACATGCCACCACCACCATATTCGGCTCCAGTGAACCAGGCGCCTGTCGACCCAGACCTGCCCAGAACCCCTGCAG CTGAGGCGAAAGCTGCTGAAGCTGCAGCGAGTTCCAACGTCACGTTTGCTCCAGCAAGGGTTTACATGCCGGAG GACAAACCACCACCGTACTCCCCATCTGAAGAGAAAAAGAACCAGTAG